A genome region from Chryseobacterium indicum includes the following:
- a CDS encoding DUF4270 domain-containing protein — MIHTIKKAITVFSLVVFGSALLYNCEPDADTLGEQLFLNGAAQGNEKSFDVTAFNINNNDSIRSDASKLGLATLGAFTEGQFGMQKASYLTQLRLSTYDPDFGKTPVIDSVVLVIKPTYASDSVKTNTVDDGYTFTTAADGAVNAKKVVNTYPINKYGKAKIGGNTSPFTIQVHEVLDFLKGNSDAAYSNTVYQYNSAKLLGSKEVNGFVSSVAVTKDSDGSALFTASAPGLRIKLDETFFKDKIIAYQDKPELQDASNFIRHFRGLRISTTQNDGYLLQFSPNDMELIMYYKYEKTDNGVTTHPQASYTFSLGSGNTHIGQYQYDRSSSVLSTSVIGDQNNGAPKLFLQGMGGPSIGIKIKNETLDALKQIYKNDKAAIISAKIRIYTDPVNWNNKYIKPTALSIVQKDKDSDGKETTAFTTDLTTIVGSNNFAIYRTYDLDKNPAYYDFTVTQSVKELVEGKSGVEVSNVNKYFKIDMGSFLSNSQTGALVGYNYTARSYARDRAVFVGNDSSSPNKIQLKVIYGTK, encoded by the coding sequence ATGATTCATACTATTAAAAAAGCAATCACCGTTTTTTCTCTGGTGGTTTTTGGAAGTGCATTACTCTATAACTGTGAGCCGGATGCAGATACTCTTGGAGAACAGCTATTCTTGAATGGTGCTGCACAGGGAAATGAAAAATCTTTTGATGTTACTGCATTTAATATAAATAATAATGATAGTATCCGAAGTGATGCGTCAAAATTAGGACTCGCTACTTTAGGAGCTTTTACGGAAGGACAGTTTGGTATGCAGAAAGCTTCTTATTTAACACAGCTTAGATTGTCAACCTATGATCCGGATTTTGGTAAGACTCCTGTTATCGATTCGGTAGTTTTAGTTATAAAACCTACATATGCTTCTGATTCTGTAAAAACAAATACAGTTGATGACGGCTACACATTTACGACAGCCGCCGATGGAGCTGTAAATGCAAAAAAAGTTGTGAACACTTATCCAATTAATAAATATGGAAAAGCAAAGATTGGTGGAAATACATCCCCTTTTACAATTCAGGTTCATGAAGTTTTAGACTTTTTGAAAGGTAATTCAGATGCGGCTTATTCAAATACAGTTTATCAGTATAATTCAGCTAAATTACTGGGATCTAAAGAAGTGAATGGATTTGTAAGTTCTGTAGCTGTAACAAAAGATTCTGACGGAAGTGCTTTGTTTACTGCATCTGCACCGGGATTACGAATTAAACTTGATGAAACATTTTTCAAAGATAAAATCATAGCCTATCAGGATAAGCCTGAATTACAGGATGCTTCAAATTTTATAAGACATTTTAGAGGGTTGAGAATTTCTACAACACAGAATGACGGATATTTGTTACAGTTTAGTCCAAATGATATGGAACTAATTATGTATTACAAGTACGAGAAGACTGATAATGGTGTTACTACCCATCCTCAAGCTTCATACACGTTTTCATTAGGATCTGGAAATACACACATTGGTCAATACCAATACGATAGAAGTAGTTCTGTTTTGTCTACATCTGTAATTGGTGACCAAAACAACGGTGCTCCAAAACTATTTTTACAAGGAATGGGAGGTCCGTCTATAGGAATAAAAATTAAGAATGAAACACTTGATGCTTTAAAACAAATTTATAAAAATGATAAAGCTGCTATCATCAGTGCAAAAATAAGAATTTACACAGATCCTGTAAACTGGAATAATAAATATATAAAACCTACTGCTCTTTCTATTGTTCAGAAAGATAAAGACTCTGATGGGAAAGAGACAACAGCATTTACAACAGATTTAACGACTATAGTCGGTTCTAATAACTTTGCAATCTACAGAACATATGATTTAGATAAAAATCCAGCTTACTACGATTTTACAGTGACCCAATCAGTAAAAGAGCTTGTAGAAGGAAAGAGTGGAGTAGAAGTTAGCAATGTTAATAAATACTTTAAAATTGATATGGGAAGTTTCTTATCCAATAGTCAGACAGGCGCTTTAGTTGGATATAATTACACTGCAAGATCGTATGCAAGAGATAGAGCAGTGTTTGTTGGAAACGATTCTAGCAGTCCCAATAAAATTCAGTTAAAAGTAATTTACGGTACAAAATAA
- the glmS gene encoding glutamine--fructose-6-phosphate transaminase (isomerizing), translated as MCGIVGYTGFQDAYDIVINGLRRLEYRGYDSAGIVLENAENKLEVEKTKGKVDDLVNISSQLKGVAKIGMGHTRWATHGVPSDRNSHPHLSNSGKIALVHNGIIENYDTIKTMLTEKGFTFKSETDTEVLVNLVQYFMDLNVEMDFPTAVRYALNEVYGAYAITVMHEDFPGVLVVGRLGSPLAIGIGEKEYFIASDASPFVEFTKEAIYLEEGHMATISLENGVDIRTISENSKIEPEIQELKLSLEQIEKGGYEHFMLKEIFEQPKSVHDTMRGRLLVDEGVIKMAGIWDYIEKFKNANRIIIIACGTSWHAGLIGEYLIEEYARIPVEVEYASEFRYRNPIITDKDVVIAISQSGETADTMAALKLAKEKGAFIYGICNVVDSSIARITDAGSYTHAGPEIGVASTKAFTAQLTILTLIAFKLGKHNGNLGNAEFMSLIAELDAIPRKIEDVLATTHELVQNIAKDFVSATNFLYLGRGYNYPAALEGALKLKEISYIHAEGYPAAEMKHGPIALIDENMPIVIIAPKKGHYDKIVSNVQEIKARKGKVIAVVNKGDTQVSAMADYVIEIPETSECFSPIVASVPLQLLAYYIAVYRGANVDQPRNLAKSVTVE; from the coding sequence ATGTGCGGAATCGTTGGATATACAGGTTTTCAGGACGCTTACGATATTGTAATTAATGGTCTTAGAAGATTAGAATACAGAGGGTACGACAGTGCCGGAATTGTTCTGGAAAACGCAGAGAACAAACTTGAGGTTGAAAAAACTAAAGGTAAAGTTGATGATTTGGTAAATATTTCCAGTCAGTTAAAAGGAGTTGCAAAAATCGGTATGGGACATACACGTTGGGCTACCCACGGTGTACCTAGTGATAGAAATTCTCACCCACATTTATCCAATAGTGGAAAAATAGCACTTGTTCACAACGGTATCATCGAAAATTATGATACAATTAAAACAATGCTTACTGAAAAAGGATTTACATTCAAATCTGAAACAGATACTGAGGTTTTAGTAAATCTTGTTCAGTATTTCATGGATCTGAATGTTGAAATGGATTTTCCTACTGCTGTAAGATATGCTCTTAACGAAGTTTATGGGGCATACGCTATTACAGTGATGCATGAAGATTTTCCGGGAGTATTGGTTGTAGGAAGATTAGGATCTCCTTTGGCAATAGGAATTGGAGAGAAAGAGTATTTTATCGCTTCAGACGCATCTCCGTTTGTAGAATTTACAAAAGAGGCAATTTATCTGGAAGAAGGACATATGGCGACAATTTCTCTAGAAAACGGAGTAGATATCAGAACCATAAGTGAGAATTCTAAAATTGAACCGGAAATTCAGGAGCTTAAACTAAGTTTAGAGCAGATCGAAAAAGGAGGGTACGAACATTTTATGCTAAAAGAAATTTTCGAACAGCCTAAATCCGTTCATGATACGATGAGAGGAAGACTTTTGGTAGATGAAGGTGTTATCAAAATGGCGGGGATTTGGGACTATATCGAAAAGTTTAAAAACGCAAACAGAATCATCATTATTGCTTGCGGAACTTCTTGGCATGCAGGATTAATCGGTGAATATTTAATTGAAGAATATGCAAGAATTCCTGTTGAAGTAGAATATGCTTCGGAATTCAGATATAGAAATCCTATTATTACAGATAAAGATGTAGTCATTGCAATTTCTCAGTCCGGAGAAACTGCAGATACGATGGCTGCATTAAAACTAGCTAAAGAAAAAGGTGCTTTCATTTATGGAATCTGTAATGTGGTAGATTCATCCATTGCAAGGATCACAGATGCAGGCTCTTATACACACGCGGGACCTGAAATTGGAGTGGCTTCCACAAAAGCGTTTACTGCACAGTTAACAATTCTTACCTTAATAGCATTCAAATTAGGAAAGCATAATGGTAATTTAGGGAATGCTGAGTTTATGAGCTTAATTGCAGAACTGGATGCAATTCCTAGAAAAATAGAAGATGTTTTAGCAACTACCCATGAATTGGTACAAAATATCGCTAAGGATTTTGTAAGTGCAACCAATTTCTTATATTTAGGAAGAGGATACAATTATCCTGCTGCACTCGAAGGTGCATTAAAATTAAAAGAAATCTCTTATATTCATGCTGAAGGATACCCTGCTGCAGAAATGAAGCACGGTCCTATCGCTTTAATTGATGAAAATATGCCGATTGTTATCATTGCTCCTAAAAAAGGACATTATGATAAAATTGTAAGCAACGTTCAGGAAATTAAAGCAAGAAAAGGAAAAGTTATTGCTGTTGTAAATAAAGGAGATACACAGGTGAGTGCTATGGCAGATTACGTTATAGAGATTCCGGAAACTTCCGAATGTTTCTCTCCAATCGTTGCATCAGTGCCTTTACAGCTGTTGGCATACTATATTGCAGTGTATCGTGGAGCTAATGTAGACCAGCCTAGAAACCTTGCGAAATCTGTAACGGTAGAATAA
- a CDS encoding META domain-containing protein, protein MKKIIAYICSVIMFAILASCMNKPSSAVSPEKSSDITGKIWQLTEIYGKSIQLKNPKAVPHFMLNTSNMRYEGHGGCNGVGGTFEIKPEIMRIKFNQGMSTMIACDDLETERAFVQALLAADNYSVNGNTLTLNKARMAPLAKFILK, encoded by the coding sequence ATGAAAAAAATAATCGCTTACATTTGTTCGGTAATCATGTTTGCTATTCTTGCTTCCTGTATGAATAAACCATCTTCAGCTGTTTCACCCGAAAAAAGCTCAGATATTACCGGAAAGATATGGCAGTTAACAGAGATCTACGGTAAATCTATTCAACTTAAAAATCCCAAAGCAGTCCCTCATTTTATGCTGAATACTTCTAATATGAGATATGAAGGACATGGAGGATGTAACGGAGTGGGCGGAACTTTTGAAATAAAGCCTGAAATCATGCGTATCAAATTCAATCAGGGAATGTCTACCATGATTGCATGTGATGATCTGGAAACTGAACGTGCTTTTGTACAAGCTCTTCTGGCAGCAGATAATTATTCTGTAAACGGAAATACTTTAACGCTCAACAAAGCCAGAATGGCTCCATTAGCAAAATTTATCCTAAAATAA
- the gldK gene encoding gliding motility lipoprotein GldK has translation MKRIFLLLLSASVASVSCSGGGASSVGKPGTKGELIPREKTKSFVAERPYGMVAIPAGSFVAGLTDQDFTNSPEKAPAKTVTVSSFFMDEAETTNAEYRVFINYVRDSIARTLLAEAAGEGGEGKGKGTSIGDYAYLAQKEENLTPYQEYLEGQGGGNEGNYDPTKKIDWKVPLHWSTSKYPDVEYAEVLESMYLPASSRIGNERILDVSKLKYTYRWGDMDVAMAEKERGVNYLRSESIAIYPDTTVWVKDFHFAYNEPLFEQYFWHKAYKDYPVVGVTWDQARAYCNFRSKLKSDYNESLKRKKQRPLQFRLPTEIEWEYAARGGMQNATYPWGGPYLMDDRGCYLANFKPKRGNYMEDDKKGTYTYTAPVKKFKKNGFGLFDMAGNVSEWTSSDYNNSSYGFSSTLNPSTKDLADTKKSIRGGSWKDVGYMLMNGARDWERKDSARSYIGFRTVQDIPEAAVKPRKVNR, from the coding sequence ATGAAAAGGATATTTCTTTTATTATTGTCTGCGTCGGTAGCATCGGTATCTTGTTCAGGTGGGGGAGCCTCTTCAGTGGGTAAACCGGGAACAAAAGGAGAATTGATACCTAGAGAAAAAACAAAATCATTTGTTGCAGAAAGACCTTACGGAATGGTAGCTATTCCTGCAGGATCGTTTGTTGCAGGATTAACTGATCAGGATTTCACAAACAGTCCTGAAAAGGCTCCGGCAAAAACTGTTACTGTTTCTTCTTTCTTCATGGATGAAGCAGAAACTACTAATGCGGAATACAGGGTATTTATCAATTATGTAAGAGATTCTATCGCAAGAACTTTACTTGCTGAAGCTGCCGGAGAAGGTGGTGAAGGCAAAGGTAAAGGAACAAGCATCGGAGATTATGCATACCTTGCTCAGAAAGAAGAGAATTTAACACCATATCAGGAATATTTAGAAGGACAAGGCGGTGGAAACGAAGGAAACTACGATCCAACGAAAAAAATCGACTGGAAAGTTCCTTTGCACTGGAGTACATCTAAATATCCGGATGTAGAATATGCGGAAGTTTTAGAATCTATGTATTTACCAGCTTCTTCAAGAATCGGTAATGAAAGAATCCTTGACGTGAGTAAACTGAAATATACTTACAGATGGGGAGATATGGATGTTGCAATGGCTGAAAAAGAAAGAGGAGTAAACTACCTTAGAAGTGAAAGTATTGCAATCTATCCGGATACTACAGTTTGGGTAAAAGATTTCCACTTTGCATATAACGAGCCATTGTTTGAACAGTATTTCTGGCACAAAGCTTACAAAGATTACCCTGTAGTAGGAGTAACATGGGATCAGGCAAGAGCATACTGTAACTTCAGATCTAAATTGAAGTCAGATTACAACGAAAGCTTAAAAAGAAAAAAACAAAGACCATTGCAGTTCAGATTACCTACAGAAATCGAGTGGGAATATGCTGCAAGAGGTGGAATGCAAAATGCTACTTATCCTTGGGGAGGTCCTTACTTAATGGACGACAGAGGTTGCTATCTGGCAAACTTCAAGCCTAAGAGAGGTAACTATATGGAAGACGACAAAAAAGGTACTTATACATATACAGCTCCAGTTAAGAAATTTAAGAAGAATGGATTTGGGTTATTTGATATGGCTGGAAACGTTTCTGAATGGACATCATCTGATTATAACAACTCTTCATACGGATTCTCATCTACTTTAAATCCTTCTACGAAAGATTTGGCAGATACTAAGAAATCTATCAGAGGTGGATCTTGGAAAGATGTAGGATATATGCTTATGAATGGCGCAAGAGATTGGGAAAGAAAAGACTCTGCAAGAAGCTATATTGGATTCAGAACTGTACAGGATATTCCTGAAGCTGCTGTTAAACCAAGAAAAGTTAACAGATAA
- a CDS encoding SemiSWEET transporter → MNENLLGIIAGLLTSGSMIPQLIKVIKEKNADDLSWGMLGVLIVGVSLWTWYGVLKDELPIILTNAFSVAVNITLLICCLIYKKK, encoded by the coding sequence ATGAATGAAAATCTTTTAGGAATAATTGCCGGTCTTCTTACTTCAGGTTCGATGATTCCTCAGTTAATTAAGGTAATAAAAGAAAAAAATGCAGATGATCTCTCATGGGGAATGCTTGGAGTGCTTATTGTAGGAGTTTCGCTTTGGACGTGGTATGGAGTTTTGAAGGATGAACTTCCCATCATTCTCACCAATGCCTTTTCCGTGGCTGTAAATATTACATTGCTTATCTGTTGTCTTATTTATAAAAAAAAGTAA
- a CDS encoding GldM family protein — MAAGKQTPRQKMINLMYLVFIAMMALNIDAEIIRSYYDSTKALNETRTLTERKNEKIFEKTLEAKAQQVPDTYAQPWAQYQVLRDKINVLVKSAQEIKDVLKKKSEFHDKDALGKDVDVSENFAALNNNEATTEYFFKEGDENTPSKGALELKAKIDDVRNYINATFGNNPQLKDLVERANKSLIAEYPKGKSPNDKTWFQNKFYHQPLIAAISNLEIIQNDARNVQSDALALMLQEKVDASIKFTSYEAIVSAPVDVIAGKPAEAVVMLGNYSNSNKITMSPGIKVENGKGTASLNTSGIGPRTFSGSITLTDATGKAQNFPFTHTYNVIAGPQEVKLQKGLLLSADKMNVMYRNLDNPVSGSILGADNAKLSLSAPGATVKSTGPGKWDVRPGAGSILKITLSGTDPYGKTISQVFEYRIKNVPPPQGQIRGKNILTLPASSVENQQLQAVIPDFDFPVSFNVTSFMVRVPGRASMQVQGNSLQGAAGMFRNLRPGDGVYIFDIKATATGLGNTIVPNISPVLINVQ, encoded by the coding sequence ATGGCAGCAGGAAAACAGACACCTCGTCAGAAGATGATCAACCTGATGTATTTGGTGTTCATCGCTATGATGGCCCTAAACATTGATGCGGAAATCATCAGGTCATATTATGACTCTACTAAAGCTCTTAATGAAACAAGAACTTTAACTGAAAGAAAAAACGAAAAGATTTTTGAAAAAACTCTTGAGGCGAAGGCTCAGCAAGTTCCGGATACTTATGCGCAACCATGGGCTCAGTATCAGGTTCTTAGAGATAAGATCAATGTTTTGGTAAAATCTGCTCAGGAAATTAAAGATGTTCTTAAAAAGAAATCAGAGTTTCATGATAAAGATGCATTAGGAAAAGATGTTGACGTAAGTGAAAACTTTGCAGCACTTAACAACAATGAAGCTACAACTGAATATTTCTTTAAGGAAGGAGATGAAAATACACCATCAAAAGGTGCATTGGAATTAAAGGCGAAAATAGATGATGTAAGAAATTATATTAACGCTACTTTTGGAAACAACCCGCAATTGAAAGACTTAGTTGAAAGAGCTAATAAATCTTTAATTGCTGAATATCCAAAAGGAAAATCTCCGAATGACAAAACTTGGTTCCAAAACAAGTTTTATCACCAGCCATTAATCGCTGCAATTTCTAACTTGGAAATTATTCAGAATGATGCAAGAAACGTTCAGTCTGATGCATTGGCGTTAATGCTGCAGGAAAAAGTAGATGCAAGTATTAAATTTACAAGTTACGAAGCTATTGTTTCTGCACCTGTAGATGTAATTGCAGGAAAACCGGCTGAGGCTGTTGTAATGTTAGGAAACTATTCTAATAGTAATAAAATTACTATGAGCCCTGGTATAAAAGTAGAAAATGGAAAAGGTACAGCATCACTTAATACAAGTGGAATCGGACCAAGAACATTTAGCGGAAGCATTACATTAACGGATGCGACAGGAAAAGCTCAAAACTTCCCTTTCACTCATACATATAATGTAATTGCTGGACCACAGGAAGTTAAGCTTCAAAAAGGTTTATTACTTTCTGCTGATAAAATGAATGTAATGTACAGAAACTTAGATAACCCTGTTTCAGGATCTATCTTAGGAGCTGACAATGCTAAACTTTCATTATCTGCTCCGGGTGCAACGGTTAAGAGTACAGGACCTGGTAAGTGGGATGTAAGACCGGGCGCGGGAAGTATTTTAAAAATTACATTATCTGGAACGGATCCTTATGGAAAAACAATTTCTCAGGTATTCGAGTACAGAATTAAAAATGTACCGCCGCCACAAGGACAGATCAGAGGTAAGAATATTCTTACGTTACCGGCGAGTTCTGTTGAAAATCAGCAACTTCAGGCTGTTATTCCAGACTTTGATTTCCCTGTATCATTTAACGTGACGTCGTTCATGGTAAGAGTACCGGGTAGAGCATCAATGCAGGTTCAGGGTAATTCATTACAAGGAGCGGCAGGTATGTTCAGAAACTTAAGACCTGGAGATGGCGTTTATATCTTTGATATTAAAGCAACAGCTACTGGATTAGGAAATACAATAGTTCCGAATATTTCACCTGTATTAATTAATGTTCAATAA
- the gldL gene encoding gliding motility protein GldL, which produces MFKTKDAWMNFFYSFGAAIVILGAWLKITHITLGPINGNMALTVGLITEAIIFIIFAFDPPKSEESYAWENVYPELLDKHANPNPLHSNVSKSNSAQFAELENSLSTKLDKMLEDAKLDVQLFERLRTGIDKFSSSVDQINQTVDVSASTHKYNEQLNKAAEHMESMNALYAMQMESTKKQSEFANKYVADMQKSAEQSEKFNQELQGLTSNLNNLNRVYGGMLTAMKS; this is translated from the coding sequence ATGTTTAAGACTAAAGATGCTTGGATGAATTTCTTCTATTCATTCGGTGCTGCAATTGTAATTCTTGGAGCTTGGCTTAAAATTACTCACATTACTTTGGGACCAATTAACGGAAACATGGCGCTTACAGTGGGACTTATTACGGAAGCTATCATCTTCATCATTTTCGCTTTCGACCCGCCAAAATCTGAGGAGTCTTATGCGTGGGAAAATGTTTATCCTGAATTATTAGATAAACATGCAAACCCAAATCCATTACACTCAAATGTATCTAAAAGCAATTCTGCTCAATTTGCTGAATTAGAAAATTCTCTTTCAACCAAATTAGACAAAATGCTTGAAGACGCTAAACTTGATGTTCAGTTATTTGAAAGACTGAGAACGGGAATCGATAAATTTTCAAGCTCAGTAGATCAGATCAATCAGACTGTTGATGTTTCTGCTTCTACACATAAATATAATGAGCAGTTAAATAAAGCAGCTGAGCATATGGAAAGCATGAACGCTTTATATGCAATGCAGATGGAAAGCACTAAAAAGCAATCTGAATTTGCTAATAAATATGTTGCAGATATGCAGAAATCTGCTGAACAATCAGAAAAATTCAATCAAGAACTACAAGGTTTAACTTCAAACTTAAACAATTTAAACAGAGTTTATGGTGGTATGCTAACTGCTATGAAATCTTAA
- a CDS encoding NAD(P)/FAD-dependent oxidoreductase, translating into MKNVDYIIVGDGYAGLFFAHQLIRNNKTFVLFSEGQKSASQVSAGIINPVVLKKFTTFWKAQEQIDFLKSTLKEIENYTGENYLIDAPIHRIFHDENEQSLWLKKSGNDNLLYFLDKNFDRLKVVKNDFLSGKVNQSARLNVNGFFTGLFSFLEKNENLIAEKFIYSDLDLEKSTYRDFTFKNILFCEGMGVKHNPFFSEIPVNPNKGHHIKVELSEKIPENITIKKKHFLFPLNEQLYFYGGTYDREQLHHEIDDSAVEQLKKGLTEFYPHPFEIREVNFGFRPTVKDRRPIIGRHSDYYNLYVFNGLGARGILNGCYFSKSLFDFIEKDIPLDKEISLERFEN; encoded by the coding sequence ATGAAGAATGTAGATTATATTATCGTGGGAGACGGATATGCAGGGCTTTTTTTTGCACATCAGCTAATCAGAAACAATAAGACTTTCGTCTTGTTTTCGGAAGGACAGAAGAGTGCTTCGCAAGTTTCTGCAGGAATTATAAATCCTGTTGTGCTTAAGAAATTTACGACTTTTTGGAAAGCACAGGAACAAATCGATTTTCTTAAAAGTACTTTAAAAGAAATTGAAAATTACACCGGAGAGAATTATCTGATCGATGCTCCGATTCACAGGATCTTTCATGACGAAAATGAACAGTCACTTTGGCTAAAGAAGTCAGGAAATGATAACCTTTTATATTTTTTAGATAAAAATTTTGATCGTTTAAAGGTGGTAAAAAACGATTTTCTTTCAGGAAAGGTTAATCAGTCTGCGAGACTTAATGTTAACGGATTTTTTACAGGTTTATTTAGTTTTTTAGAAAAAAATGAAAATTTAATTGCTGAAAAATTTATTTATTCTGATTTAGATTTAGAAAAATCGACTTATAGAGATTTTACTTTTAAGAATATTTTATTTTGCGAAGGAATGGGAGTAAAGCATAATCCCTTTTTTTCCGAAATTCCTGTAAATCCAAATAAAGGCCACCATATTAAAGTAGAGCTTTCAGAAAAAATTCCCGAAAATATTACTATCAAGAAAAAACATTTTCTTTTTCCTTTAAATGAGCAGCTGTATTTTTATGGTGGAACGTACGACAGAGAACAGTTGCACCATGAAATTGATGATTCTGCAGTTGAGCAGCTTAAAAAAGGTCTGACGGAATTTTATCCTCATCCTTTTGAAATTAGAGAGGTAAATTTCGGATTCAGACCGACTGTAAAAGACAGAAGACCAATTATCGGAAGACACTCGGATTATTATAATTTATACGTCTTCAATGGTTTGGGAGCAAGAGGTATTTTAAATGGCTGTTACTTTTCCAAAAGTCTATTTGATTTTATTGAAAAAGATATTCCTCTGGATAAAGAGATTTCTCTGGAACGATTTGAAAACTAA
- a CDS encoding glycogen/starch synthase produces the protein MPNQKILYITTEMYPYQEDTNMAAVVNKMALKMHQEGNDVRVFMPRFGQISERKFQLHEVIRLSGMNIIINDLDQPLIIKVASLPGERLQVYFIDNEEYFKRKQYYFDDEGQPFEDNDERAIFFARGVIETIKKLNWVPDVIHLNGWMASFVPIYLKTYYETDTYFKDAKIVLSLYNEKDAALASNIDEKLKFDNISGLKALDNPGVKSFVIESMSYVDLVVKGDEFLDEDLDKAFNETSTPKSEYLDVDSINQLY, from the coding sequence ATGCCGAATCAAAAAATACTGTACATTACTACAGAGATGTATCCATATCAGGAAGATACAAATATGGCTGCAGTGGTAAACAAAATGGCACTTAAGATGCACCAAGAAGGCAATGATGTAAGAGTTTTTATGCCAAGATTTGGACAAATAAGTGAAAGAAAATTCCAGCTTCATGAGGTGATACGCCTTTCGGGAATGAATATTATTATTAATGATCTGGATCAGCCTCTTATTATTAAAGTTGCGTCACTTCCGGGGGAAAGACTTCAGGTTTACTTTATCGACAATGAAGAGTATTTCAAAAGAAAACAATATTATTTTGATGATGAAGGACAGCCTTTCGAGGATAATGATGAAAGAGCAATATTTTTTGCCAGAGGAGTAATTGAAACCATTAAGAAACTGAACTGGGTTCCAGATGTTATTCATTTAAATGGATGGATGGCTTCTTTTGTTCCGATTTATCTTAAAACATACTACGAAACAGATACTTATTTTAAGGACGCTAAAATTGTTCTTTCATTATACAATGAAAAAGATGCAGCTTTAGCTTCCAATATCGACGAAAAACTGAAGTTTGATAATATTTCAGGATTAAAAGCGTTAGATAATCCTGGTGTAAAATCTTTTGTTATCGAAAGCATGAGCTATGTTGATTTAGTCGTAAAAGGAGATGAATTTTTGGATGAAGACTTAGATAAGGCTTTCAACGAAACTTCTACTCCGAAATCGGAATATCTTGACGTAGATTCTATAAATCAACTTTATTAA
- the gldN gene encoding gliding motility protein GldN has product MKKYISSLLVLVSGFMFSQTILNASSPEEFRKMRAENKMKVGDTLIDKKVKPLEYGFVEDKDILKSMFVWEVIDMNDKINQPFYYNNPDGLLATETKSLYKLLLDGALNGDIKEVYDDENFVQRLTPEQIKTRLVDVRVDDEAINILNSGRQLTEQEKKELTDVYETTTEKVKVLKIFGMWFIDKRDGQLKYRPLGIAAMGPDPKLIGRTTPDGQPLPGANDLIDLFWVYYPNARDILANNFVFNRKNSSTDLSFDDLINARRFSSVIFKSSAGLGDGVIKDYIPRDADDQIEESDRIKAQILQMENDMWNY; this is encoded by the coding sequence ATGAAAAAATATATTAGCAGTCTTTTAGTATTAGTTTCGGGATTCATGTTTTCCCAAACTATTCTGAATGCTTCTTCTCCAGAAGAATTCAGAAAAATGAGAGCTGAGAACAAAATGAAAGTTGGAGATACTCTTATTGACAAAAAAGTAAAACCTTTAGAATACGGATTTGTTGAAGATAAAGATATCTTAAAGAGTATGTTTGTTTGGGAAGTTATAGACATGAATGACAAGATCAATCAGCCTTTCTACTATAACAATCCTGATGGTTTATTAGCTACAGAAACAAAATCTCTGTATAAATTATTGTTAGATGGTGCTTTAAACGGAGATATTAAAGAAGTTTATGACGATGAAAATTTCGTTCAAAGACTTACTCCTGAACAAATCAAGACGAGATTAGTTGATGTAAGAGTTGATGACGAAGCTATTAATATCTTGAATAGCGGACGTCAATTAACCGAGCAGGAGAAAAAAGAGCTTACCGACGTATATGAAACTACCACTGAAAAGGTTAAAGTTTTAAAAATATTCGGTATGTGGTTTATTGATAAAAGAGACGGACAGTTGAAGTACAGACCTTTAGGAATTGCTGCAATGGGACCAGATCCAAAATTAATTGGTAGAACCACTCCGGATGGACAGCCTTTACCGGGAGCTAATGATTTAATTGATCTTTTCTGGGTTTATTATCCTAATGCAAGAGATATATTAGCGAATAATTTCGTCTTTAACAGAAAGAATTCATCTACGGATTTATCTTTTGATGATTTAATTAACGCAAGAAGATTCTCTTCTGTTATCTTTAAATCTTCAGCGGGATTAGGTGATGGAGTTATTAAAGACTATATTCCTAGAGATGCTGACGATCAGATTGAAGAAAGCGACAGAATTAAGGCGCAGATCCTTCAAATGGAAAATGATATGTGGAATTACTAA